A genomic region of Saccopteryx bilineata isolate mSacBil1 chromosome 1, mSacBil1_pri_phased_curated, whole genome shotgun sequence contains the following coding sequences:
- the ZNF414 gene encoding zinc finger protein 414 isoform X1, whose protein sequence is MSRSRTPDFRPHPRTERRAQVPPVLSREPGGRKWRRCECDPAATQGVAAASAGAAGAVETRGLAEPRMATPLPASPLPGDGDETGTQSALIPCPPLMEEEPSGPTPAMLAAAEPSSSETHKEVSQGVAAAATSFSMGEESSPHQAATPPVRERGGPGGAQQGASSAPDSGQPGPGPNLGPSSTVSRTSEDLRPPRRRPPPGKRIPCSSPGCCLSFPSVRDLAQHLRTHCPPTQSLEGKLFRCSALSCTETFPSMQELVAHGKLHYKPNRYFKCENCLLRFRTHRSLFKHLHVCAEHAQSPAPPPPSALDKEPSVPERPVESDPASVPGLQFPLLEPFTTPAPSPTGPFLPYLNPAPFGLSPPRLRPFLAAAPGLPASSAAVWKKSQGTGGSPRRPQGGSDAPSGHAAPSRIVWEHTRGRYSCMQCAFSTASRPAMTLHLEDHRPIAPATPAPGQPRPDAGAGKAHGSAGVGKTGSPMQGAGPRLSCFLLCPTQTRARLHPRCRCCYQRGSVQFSRRSEPCCIVGGT, encoded by the exons ATGAGTCGGTCGAGGACCCCAGATTTCAGGCCCCACCCCCGCACGGAGCGCCGTGCGCAGGTCCCGCCCGTGCTCTCGCGAGAGCCGGGTGGCAGAAAATGGCGCCGTTGTGAGTGTGATCCTGCAGCCACCCAGGGAGTCGCTGCAGCCTCAGCCGGAGCCGCAGGAGCTGTGGAAACAAGAGGCCTAGCTGAGCCGAGGATG GCCACGCCCCTGCCGG CTAGCCCCCTGCCTGGGGATGGAGACGAGACAGGAACTCAGTCTGCCCTCATCCCCTGCCCTCCCTTAATG GAGGAGGAACCCTCTGGGCCCACCCCAGCCATGCTGGCCGCTGCAGAGCCCAGCTCCAGTGAGACCCACAAGGAAGTGTCCCAGGGTGTGGCTGCTGCAGCCACCTCCTTCTCCATGGGAGAGGAATCAAGTCCTCACCAGGCAGCCACACCCCCGGTGAGGGAACGTGGAGGGCCTGGAGGGGCCCAGCAGGGTGCCTCCTCAGCCCCAGACAGTGGCCAGCCTGGCCCTGGACCCAACCTTGGCCCGAGCAGCACAGTCTCCAGGACCAGTGAGGACCTGCGGCCTCCCAGGCGACGCCCACCACCAG GAAAGCGGATACCCTGCTCCAGCCCTGgctgctgcctcagtttcccaagcGTTCGTGATTTGGCACAACATCTGCGTACCCACTGCCCACCCACACAGTCCCTGGAAG GCAAGCTCTTCCGCTGTTCCGCCCTGAGCTGCACCGAGACCTTTCCCAGCATGCAGGAACTGGTAGCCCATGGCAAGCTGCACTACAAACCCAATCGCTACTTCAA GTGTGAGAACTGCCTCCTGCGCTTCCGCACGCACCGCTCGCTCTTCAAGCATCTGCATGTTTGCGCCGAGCATGCGCAGAGCCCAGCCCCGCCGCCACCCAGTGCCCTCGACAAGGAACCGTCGGTGCCCGAGCGCCCCGTGGAGTCCGACCCTGCGTCGGTGCCAGGCCTGCAGTTCCCGCTGCTCGAGCCCTTCACgacccctgccccttcccccaccGGGCCTTTTCTACCCTACCTGAACCCCGCGCCCTTTGGCCTAAGCCCCCCACGCCTGCGCCCCTTCCTGGCCGCTGCGCCTGGGCTGCCGGCCTCCAGCGCCGCTGTCTGGAAAAAGAGCCAAG GTACAGGCGGCAGTCCTAGAAGACCCCAGGGCGGCTCTGACGCGCCCTCAG GGCACGCGGCCCCAAGCCGCATCGTGTGGGAGCACACGCGTGGCCGCTACTCGTGCATGCAGTGCGCCTTCTCTACGGCCTCGCGGCCCGCCATGACCCTACACTTGGAGGACCACCGCCCCATCGCCCCCGCGACCccggcgcctgggcagccgcgcCCTGACGCCGGGGCGGGTAAGGCCCACGGGAGCGCGGGGGTGGGTAAGACGGGTTCCCCGATGCAAGGGGCGGGGCCAAGACTCAGCTGCTTCCTCCTTTGCCCCACCCAGACCCGGGCCCGCTTGCACCCACGGTGTCGCTGCTGCTATCAAAGGGGGAGTGTCCAGTTTTCTCGCCGCTCTGAACCCTGCTGCATAGTGGGTGGGACATGA
- the ZNF414 gene encoding zinc finger protein 414 isoform X3: MSRSRTPDFRPHPRTERRAQVPPVLSREPGGRKWRRCECDPAATQGVAAASAGAAGAVETRGLAEPRMATPLPASPLPGDGDETGTQSALIPCPPLMEEEPSGPTPAMLAAAEPSSSETHKEVSQGVAAAATSFSMGEESSPHQAATPPVRERGGPGGAQQGASSAPDSGQPGPGPNLGPSSTVSRTSEDLRPPRRRPPPGKRIPCSSPGCCLSFPSVRDLAQHLRTHCPPTQSLEGKLFRCSALSCTETFPSMQELVAHGKLHYKPNRYFKCENCLLRFRTHRSLFKHLHVCAEHAQSPAPPPPSALDKEPSVPERPVESDPASVPGLQFPLLEPFTTPAPSPTGPFLPYLNPAPFGLSPPRLRPFLAAAPGLPASSAAVWKKSQGTGGSPRRPQGGSDAPSGHAAPSRIVWEHTRGRYSCMQCAFSTASRPAMTLHLEDHRPIAPATPAPGQPRPDAGAGPHKPSPPFSSLETRHPVSEHLMENLHAPAVVVVD, from the exons ATGAGTCGGTCGAGGACCCCAGATTTCAGGCCCCACCCCCGCACGGAGCGCCGTGCGCAGGTCCCGCCCGTGCTCTCGCGAGAGCCGGGTGGCAGAAAATGGCGCCGTTGTGAGTGTGATCCTGCAGCCACCCAGGGAGTCGCTGCAGCCTCAGCCGGAGCCGCAGGAGCTGTGGAAACAAGAGGCCTAGCTGAGCCGAGGATG GCCACGCCCCTGCCGG CTAGCCCCCTGCCTGGGGATGGAGACGAGACAGGAACTCAGTCTGCCCTCATCCCCTGCCCTCCCTTAATG GAGGAGGAACCCTCTGGGCCCACCCCAGCCATGCTGGCCGCTGCAGAGCCCAGCTCCAGTGAGACCCACAAGGAAGTGTCCCAGGGTGTGGCTGCTGCAGCCACCTCCTTCTCCATGGGAGAGGAATCAAGTCCTCACCAGGCAGCCACACCCCCGGTGAGGGAACGTGGAGGGCCTGGAGGGGCCCAGCAGGGTGCCTCCTCAGCCCCAGACAGTGGCCAGCCTGGCCCTGGACCCAACCTTGGCCCGAGCAGCACAGTCTCCAGGACCAGTGAGGACCTGCGGCCTCCCAGGCGACGCCCACCACCAG GAAAGCGGATACCCTGCTCCAGCCCTGgctgctgcctcagtttcccaagcGTTCGTGATTTGGCACAACATCTGCGTACCCACTGCCCACCCACACAGTCCCTGGAAG GCAAGCTCTTCCGCTGTTCCGCCCTGAGCTGCACCGAGACCTTTCCCAGCATGCAGGAACTGGTAGCCCATGGCAAGCTGCACTACAAACCCAATCGCTACTTCAA GTGTGAGAACTGCCTCCTGCGCTTCCGCACGCACCGCTCGCTCTTCAAGCATCTGCATGTTTGCGCCGAGCATGCGCAGAGCCCAGCCCCGCCGCCACCCAGTGCCCTCGACAAGGAACCGTCGGTGCCCGAGCGCCCCGTGGAGTCCGACCCTGCGTCGGTGCCAGGCCTGCAGTTCCCGCTGCTCGAGCCCTTCACgacccctgccccttcccccaccGGGCCTTTTCTACCCTACCTGAACCCCGCGCCCTTTGGCCTAAGCCCCCCACGCCTGCGCCCCTTCCTGGCCGCTGCGCCTGGGCTGCCGGCCTCCAGCGCCGCTGTCTGGAAAAAGAGCCAAG GTACAGGCGGCAGTCCTAGAAGACCCCAGGGCGGCTCTGACGCGCCCTCAG GGCACGCGGCCCCAAGCCGCATCGTGTGGGAGCACACGCGTGGCCGCTACTCGTGCATGCAGTGCGCCTTCTCTACGGCCTCGCGGCCCGCCATGACCCTACACTTGGAGGACCACCGCCCCATCGCCCCCGCGACCccggcgcctgggcagccgcgcCCTGACGCCGGGGCGG GGCCACACAAgccatctcctcccttctcctccttggAAACAAGACATCCTGTGAGCGAGCATCTCATGGAGAACCTCCATGCCCCTGCTGTGGTGGTTGTGGATTAG
- the ZNF414 gene encoding zinc finger protein 414 isoform X2, translating into MSRSRTPDFRPHPRTERRAQVPPVLSREPGGRKWRRCECDPAATQGVAAASAGAAGAVETRGLAEPRMEEEPSGPTPAMLAAAEPSSSETHKEVSQGVAAAATSFSMGEESSPHQAATPPVRERGGPGGAQQGASSAPDSGQPGPGPNLGPSSTVSRTSEDLRPPRRRPPPGKRIPCSSPGCCLSFPSVRDLAQHLRTHCPPTQSLEGKLFRCSALSCTETFPSMQELVAHGKLHYKPNRYFKCENCLLRFRTHRSLFKHLHVCAEHAQSPAPPPPSALDKEPSVPERPVESDPASVPGLQFPLLEPFTTPAPSPTGPFLPYLNPAPFGLSPPRLRPFLAAAPGLPASSAAVWKKSQGTGGSPRRPQGGSDAPSGHAAPSRIVWEHTRGRYSCMQCAFSTASRPAMTLHLEDHRPIAPATPAPGQPRPDAGAGKAHGSAGVGKTGSPMQGAGPRLSCFLLCPTQTRARLHPRCRCCYQRGSVQFSRRSEPCCIVGGT; encoded by the exons ATGAGTCGGTCGAGGACCCCAGATTTCAGGCCCCACCCCCGCACGGAGCGCCGTGCGCAGGTCCCGCCCGTGCTCTCGCGAGAGCCGGGTGGCAGAAAATGGCGCCGTTGTGAGTGTGATCCTGCAGCCACCCAGGGAGTCGCTGCAGCCTCAGCCGGAGCCGCAGGAGCTGTGGAAACAAGAGGCCTAGCTGAGCCGAGGATG GAGGAGGAACCCTCTGGGCCCACCCCAGCCATGCTGGCCGCTGCAGAGCCCAGCTCCAGTGAGACCCACAAGGAAGTGTCCCAGGGTGTGGCTGCTGCAGCCACCTCCTTCTCCATGGGAGAGGAATCAAGTCCTCACCAGGCAGCCACACCCCCGGTGAGGGAACGTGGAGGGCCTGGAGGGGCCCAGCAGGGTGCCTCCTCAGCCCCAGACAGTGGCCAGCCTGGCCCTGGACCCAACCTTGGCCCGAGCAGCACAGTCTCCAGGACCAGTGAGGACCTGCGGCCTCCCAGGCGACGCCCACCACCAG GAAAGCGGATACCCTGCTCCAGCCCTGgctgctgcctcagtttcccaagcGTTCGTGATTTGGCACAACATCTGCGTACCCACTGCCCACCCACACAGTCCCTGGAAG GCAAGCTCTTCCGCTGTTCCGCCCTGAGCTGCACCGAGACCTTTCCCAGCATGCAGGAACTGGTAGCCCATGGCAAGCTGCACTACAAACCCAATCGCTACTTCAA GTGTGAGAACTGCCTCCTGCGCTTCCGCACGCACCGCTCGCTCTTCAAGCATCTGCATGTTTGCGCCGAGCATGCGCAGAGCCCAGCCCCGCCGCCACCCAGTGCCCTCGACAAGGAACCGTCGGTGCCCGAGCGCCCCGTGGAGTCCGACCCTGCGTCGGTGCCAGGCCTGCAGTTCCCGCTGCTCGAGCCCTTCACgacccctgccccttcccccaccGGGCCTTTTCTACCCTACCTGAACCCCGCGCCCTTTGGCCTAAGCCCCCCACGCCTGCGCCCCTTCCTGGCCGCTGCGCCTGGGCTGCCGGCCTCCAGCGCCGCTGTCTGGAAAAAGAGCCAAG GTACAGGCGGCAGTCCTAGAAGACCCCAGGGCGGCTCTGACGCGCCCTCAG GGCACGCGGCCCCAAGCCGCATCGTGTGGGAGCACACGCGTGGCCGCTACTCGTGCATGCAGTGCGCCTTCTCTACGGCCTCGCGGCCCGCCATGACCCTACACTTGGAGGACCACCGCCCCATCGCCCCCGCGACCccggcgcctgggcagccgcgcCCTGACGCCGGGGCGGGTAAGGCCCACGGGAGCGCGGGGGTGGGTAAGACGGGTTCCCCGATGCAAGGGGCGGGGCCAAGACTCAGCTGCTTCCTCCTTTGCCCCACCCAGACCCGGGCCCGCTTGCACCCACGGTGTCGCTGCTGCTATCAAAGGGGGAGTGTCCAGTTTTCTCGCCGCTCTGAACCCTGCTGCATAGTGGGTGGGACATGA
- the ZNF414 gene encoding zinc finger protein 414 isoform X5: MEEEPSGPTPAMLAAAEPSSSETHKEVSQGVAAAATSFSMGEESSPHQAATPPVRERGGPGGAQQGASSAPDSGQPGPGPNLGPSSTVSRTSEDLRPPRRRPPPGKRIPCSSPGCCLSFPSVRDLAQHLRTHCPPTQSLEGKLFRCSALSCTETFPSMQELVAHGKLHYKPNRYFKCENCLLRFRTHRSLFKHLHVCAEHAQSPAPPPPSALDKEPSVPERPVESDPASVPGLQFPLLEPFTTPAPSPTGPFLPYLNPAPFGLSPPRLRPFLAAAPGLPASSAAVWKKSQGTGGSPRRPQGGSDAPSGHAAPSRIVWEHTRGRYSCMQCAFSTASRPAMTLHLEDHRPIAPATPAPGQPRPDAGAGKAHGSAGVGKTGSPMQGAGPRLSCFLLCPTQTRARLHPRCRCCYQRGSVQFSRRSEPCCIVGGT, from the exons ATG GAGGAGGAACCCTCTGGGCCCACCCCAGCCATGCTGGCCGCTGCAGAGCCCAGCTCCAGTGAGACCCACAAGGAAGTGTCCCAGGGTGTGGCTGCTGCAGCCACCTCCTTCTCCATGGGAGAGGAATCAAGTCCTCACCAGGCAGCCACACCCCCGGTGAGGGAACGTGGAGGGCCTGGAGGGGCCCAGCAGGGTGCCTCCTCAGCCCCAGACAGTGGCCAGCCTGGCCCTGGACCCAACCTTGGCCCGAGCAGCACAGTCTCCAGGACCAGTGAGGACCTGCGGCCTCCCAGGCGACGCCCACCACCAG GAAAGCGGATACCCTGCTCCAGCCCTGgctgctgcctcagtttcccaagcGTTCGTGATTTGGCACAACATCTGCGTACCCACTGCCCACCCACACAGTCCCTGGAAG GCAAGCTCTTCCGCTGTTCCGCCCTGAGCTGCACCGAGACCTTTCCCAGCATGCAGGAACTGGTAGCCCATGGCAAGCTGCACTACAAACCCAATCGCTACTTCAA GTGTGAGAACTGCCTCCTGCGCTTCCGCACGCACCGCTCGCTCTTCAAGCATCTGCATGTTTGCGCCGAGCATGCGCAGAGCCCAGCCCCGCCGCCACCCAGTGCCCTCGACAAGGAACCGTCGGTGCCCGAGCGCCCCGTGGAGTCCGACCCTGCGTCGGTGCCAGGCCTGCAGTTCCCGCTGCTCGAGCCCTTCACgacccctgccccttcccccaccGGGCCTTTTCTACCCTACCTGAACCCCGCGCCCTTTGGCCTAAGCCCCCCACGCCTGCGCCCCTTCCTGGCCGCTGCGCCTGGGCTGCCGGCCTCCAGCGCCGCTGTCTGGAAAAAGAGCCAAG GTACAGGCGGCAGTCCTAGAAGACCCCAGGGCGGCTCTGACGCGCCCTCAG GGCACGCGGCCCCAAGCCGCATCGTGTGGGAGCACACGCGTGGCCGCTACTCGTGCATGCAGTGCGCCTTCTCTACGGCCTCGCGGCCCGCCATGACCCTACACTTGGAGGACCACCGCCCCATCGCCCCCGCGACCccggcgcctgggcagccgcgcCCTGACGCCGGGGCGGGTAAGGCCCACGGGAGCGCGGGGGTGGGTAAGACGGGTTCCCCGATGCAAGGGGCGGGGCCAAGACTCAGCTGCTTCCTCCTTTGCCCCACCCAGACCCGGGCCCGCTTGCACCCACGGTGTCGCTGCTGCTATCAAAGGGGGAGTGTCCAGTTTTCTCGCCGCTCTGAACCCTGCTGCATAGTGGGTGGGACATGA
- the ZNF414 gene encoding zinc finger protein 414 isoform X4: MSRSRTPDFRPHPRTERRAQVPPVLSREPGGRKWRRCECDPAATQGVAAASAGAAGAVETRGLAEPRMATPLPASPLPGDGDETGTQSALIPCPPLMEEEPSGPTPAMLAAAEPSSSETHKEVSQGVAAAATSFSMGEESSPHQAATPPVRERGGPGGAQQGASSAPDSGQPGPGPNLGPSSTVSRTSEDLRPPRRRPPPGKRIPCSSPGCCLSFPSVRDLAQHLRTHCPPTQSLEGKLFRCSALSCTETFPSMQELVAHGKLHYKPNRYFKCENCLLRFRTHRSLFKHLHVCAEHAQSPAPPPPSALDKEPSVPERPVESDPASVPGLQFPLLEPFTTPAPSPTGPFLPYLNPAPFGLSPPRLRPFLAAAPGLPASSAAVWKKSQGTGGSPRRPQGGSDAPSGHAAPSRIVWEHTRGRYSCMQCAFSTASRPAMTLHLEDHRPIAPATPAPGQPRPDAGADPGPLAPTVSLLLSKGECPVFSPL, from the exons ATGAGTCGGTCGAGGACCCCAGATTTCAGGCCCCACCCCCGCACGGAGCGCCGTGCGCAGGTCCCGCCCGTGCTCTCGCGAGAGCCGGGTGGCAGAAAATGGCGCCGTTGTGAGTGTGATCCTGCAGCCACCCAGGGAGTCGCTGCAGCCTCAGCCGGAGCCGCAGGAGCTGTGGAAACAAGAGGCCTAGCTGAGCCGAGGATG GCCACGCCCCTGCCGG CTAGCCCCCTGCCTGGGGATGGAGACGAGACAGGAACTCAGTCTGCCCTCATCCCCTGCCCTCCCTTAATG GAGGAGGAACCCTCTGGGCCCACCCCAGCCATGCTGGCCGCTGCAGAGCCCAGCTCCAGTGAGACCCACAAGGAAGTGTCCCAGGGTGTGGCTGCTGCAGCCACCTCCTTCTCCATGGGAGAGGAATCAAGTCCTCACCAGGCAGCCACACCCCCGGTGAGGGAACGTGGAGGGCCTGGAGGGGCCCAGCAGGGTGCCTCCTCAGCCCCAGACAGTGGCCAGCCTGGCCCTGGACCCAACCTTGGCCCGAGCAGCACAGTCTCCAGGACCAGTGAGGACCTGCGGCCTCCCAGGCGACGCCCACCACCAG GAAAGCGGATACCCTGCTCCAGCCCTGgctgctgcctcagtttcccaagcGTTCGTGATTTGGCACAACATCTGCGTACCCACTGCCCACCCACACAGTCCCTGGAAG GCAAGCTCTTCCGCTGTTCCGCCCTGAGCTGCACCGAGACCTTTCCCAGCATGCAGGAACTGGTAGCCCATGGCAAGCTGCACTACAAACCCAATCGCTACTTCAA GTGTGAGAACTGCCTCCTGCGCTTCCGCACGCACCGCTCGCTCTTCAAGCATCTGCATGTTTGCGCCGAGCATGCGCAGAGCCCAGCCCCGCCGCCACCCAGTGCCCTCGACAAGGAACCGTCGGTGCCCGAGCGCCCCGTGGAGTCCGACCCTGCGTCGGTGCCAGGCCTGCAGTTCCCGCTGCTCGAGCCCTTCACgacccctgccccttcccccaccGGGCCTTTTCTACCCTACCTGAACCCCGCGCCCTTTGGCCTAAGCCCCCCACGCCTGCGCCCCTTCCTGGCCGCTGCGCCTGGGCTGCCGGCCTCCAGCGCCGCTGTCTGGAAAAAGAGCCAAG GTACAGGCGGCAGTCCTAGAAGACCCCAGGGCGGCTCTGACGCGCCCTCAG GGCACGCGGCCCCAAGCCGCATCGTGTGGGAGCACACGCGTGGCCGCTACTCGTGCATGCAGTGCGCCTTCTCTACGGCCTCGCGGCCCGCCATGACCCTACACTTGGAGGACCACCGCCCCATCGCCCCCGCGACCccggcgcctgggcagccgcgcCCTGACGCCGGGGCGG ACCCGGGCCCGCTTGCACCCACGGTGTCGCTGCTGCTATCAAAGGGGGAGTGTCCAGTTTTCTCGCCGCTCTGA